A window of the Citrus sinensis cultivar Valencia sweet orange chromosome 9, DVS_A1.0, whole genome shotgun sequence genome harbors these coding sequences:
- the LOC102619196 gene encoding putative clathrin assembly protein At5g35200 — protein MSGGGTQKSFRKALGALKDTTTVSLAKVNSDYKELDIAIVKATNHVERPAKEKHIRAVFASISATRPRADVAYCIHALAKRLSKTHNWAVALKTLIVIHRALREVDPTFHEEVINYGRSRSHMLNMAHFKDDSSPNAWDYSAWVRSYALFLEERLECFRVLKYDIETDRPRTKDLDTAELLEHLPALQLLLFRVLGCQPQGAAVHNFVIQLALSLVASESTKIYQAISDGTVNLVDKFFEMQRHDALKALDIYRRAGQQAERLSEFYEVCKSLDIGRGERFIKIEQPPASFLQAMEEYVKEAPRGSTFRKDQTVDNKVDAPKEMMAIEYKKTPEVEEAKPPSPPPPEPVKVEAPVVEPPDLLGLDDPLPVASELDEKNALALAIVPVEQPTSVAPTQGNGTAGWELALVTAPSSNENATAASKLAGGLDKLTLDSLYDDALRRNSQNASYSTWGPQPIAGPTMQPNGHDPFYASGMVSAPHSVQMAAMANQQHAFMLQQQQQQQMMMMAPQQTSNPFANPYAANVHPYGSGMPVQAYNPYTGLM, from the exons ATGTCAGGCGGAGGTACGCAGAAGAGCTTCAGGAAGGCGCTTGGAGCCCTTAAGGATACCACCACAGTTTCACTGGCTAAAGTCAATAGTGATTACAAg GAGTTGGATATTGCAATAGTTAAGGCTACGAATCATGTTGAGCGCCCGGCAAAGGAAAAACACATCAGAG CTGTTTTTGCCTCTATTTCAGCTACAAGACCTCGCGCTGATGTTGCATACTGCATCCATGCACTTGCAAAACGATTATCGAAGACACATAATTGGGCG GTTGCGTTGAAAACCTTAATCGTTATTCATCGTGCCTTGAGGGAAGTGGACCCCACATTTCATGAAGAAGTCATTAATTACGGCCGAAGCAGGAGCCATATGCTTAACATGGCTCATTTTAAAGATGATTCGAGCCCTAATG CATGGGATTATTCTGCCTGGGTGCGCTCTTATGCCTTATTTTTGGAGGAGAGGCTGGAATGTTTCCGTGTGTTGAAGTATGACATTGAGACAGATCGTCCT AGAACCAAAGATTTGGACACTGCCGAATTGCTTGAGCATTTACCAGCTTTGCAACTGCTTCTTTTCCGTGTCCTTGGCTGTCAG CCGCAAGGGGCAGCAGTTCATAATTTTGTGATTCAGTTGGCCCTTTCATTG GTTGCTTCTGAAAGCACTAAAATATATCAAGCAATAAGTGATGGTACAGTAAATTTGGTTGACAAG TTCTTTGAGATGCAACGCCATGATGCTTTAAAGGCACTGGATATATATAGGAGGGCTGGGCAGCAG GCTGAGAGACTATCTGAATTTTATGAAGTATGTAAAAGTCTTGATATTGGACGTGGAGAAAGGTTTATAAAGATTGAGCAG CCCCCAGCATCATTTCTACAAGCCATGGAAGAGTATGTGAAAGAAGCTCCGCGGGGTTCAACATTTCGCAAAGATCAG ACGGTAGACAATAAAGTTGATGCACCCAAGGAAATGATGGCCATAGAATACAAAAAGACCCCAGAGGTGGAGGAAGCAAAGCCGCCGTCACCACCTCCTCCTGAACCAGTAAAAGTAGAAGCACCAGTCGTTGAACCTCCTGATTTACTG GGCTTGGATGATCCTCTGCCTGTCGCATCAGAATTAGATGAGAAGAATGCCCTTGCTTTGGCTATCGTTCCag TCGAGCAACCGACTTCCGTTGCTCCAACTCAAGGAAATGGAACTGCAGGCTGGGAATTGGCACTTGTTACTGCTCCAAGCTCAAATGAAAATGCCACTGCTGCCAGCAAATTG GCGGGAGGGCTGGACAAGCTTACATTGGACAGCCTGTACGATGATGCATTAAGAAGAAACAGCCAGAATGCGAGCTACAGTACTTGGGGGCCACAACCAATCGCTGGTCCAACGATGCAACCAAATGGACATGATCCCTTTTATGCCTCAGGCATGGTTTCTGCTCCACATTCAGTGCAGATGGCAGCCATGGCAAATCAGCAGCATGCTTTTATGTTgcagcagcaacaacagcagcagatgatgatgatggccCCACAACAGACTTCAAATCCTTTTGCAAACCCATATGCAGCCAATGTCCACCCTTATGGTTCAGGTATGCCGGTTCAAGCCTACAACCCGTATACAGGTCTTATGTAG
- the LOC102619487 gene encoding uncharacterized protein LOC102619487 translates to MSWLFKSLQSDGSDSPQSSPTNRNGGVKEELSVLGENIGRQLRGVAAFLAPPPITESQSQSRSSDSPTLQGIRDDLVEIGGSFKSGLSLLSGNKAVAGFSKLASNLLQFRNQDDYGEEFDGVAGITGEVVEFVKEISLRSECWTDFPLSLDDDFEMSDAQREHAFSVERLVPSFTDLRISLRPHLGDNRFWMIYFILLLPRLNEEDFELLSTPKIIATRNTLLQKLQTTRNVQVGNNTSDASQKSSEIGGTQEENIGSREKDVTKIVNATKDLEIEDEENTEQWLEEDDTDTGFSVSTRKEIHHEEDVSFSDLEDESNDRPGRLSARRSAEGTKAISPSGSSDWVQLHESSMHRGDLERACRSTTSRDKDSEGESSDWLAVDDFD, encoded by the exons ATGTCTTGGCTCTTCAAATCGCTTCAATCCGACGGCTCTGATTCGCCGCAAAGCAGTCCGACGAATCGAAACGGCGGCGTAAAGGAGGAGCTCTCGGTTCTCGGCGAAAATATCGGCCGTCAATTACGCGGAGTCGCCGCCTTCTTGGCACCACCGCCAATCACCGAAAGTCAGTCGCAATCGCGGTCGTCCGATTCCCCGACGCTGCAGGGTATCCGCGACGATCTCGTGGAAATCGGAGGCAGTTTCAAGAGTGGACTCTCGCTGCTGTCTGGTAACAAAGCGGTTGCTGGATTCTCGAAACTCGCTTCTAACCTGTTGCAGTTTCGAAATCAGGATGATTACGGTGAAGAATTTGATGGAGTTGCGGGGATAACGGGGGAGGTTGTTGAGTTTGTTAAGGAAATTTCTCTCCGTTCTGAGTGTTGGACTGATTTCCCTTTATCATTAGATGATG ATTTTGAAATGTCTGATGCTCAGAGAGAACACGCTTTTTCTGTTGAACGGTTGGTTCCAAGTTTCACAGATCTTAGAATCAGCCTTCGTCCTCACTTGGGAGACAACCGATTTTGGATGATCTATTTCATATTATTGCTCCCAAGACtaaatgaagaagattttgAGCTTCTTTCAACTCCAAAG ATTATTGCAACAAGAAATACGCTTCTCCAGAAGCTGCAAACCACGAGGAATGTACAAGTGGGGAATAACACTTCTGATGCATCACAAAAGAGCAGTGAAATCGGTGGGAcacaagaagaaaatattggaTCCAGGGAAAAGGATGTTACTAAGATTGTTAATGCAACAAAAGATTTGgaaattgaagatgaagagaaTACTGAGCAATGGTTGGAAGAGGATGACACAGATACAGGTTTTTCTGTGAGTACACGAAAAGAAATTCATCATGAAGAGGATGTCTCATTCAGTGATTTGGAGGATGAGAGCAATGATCGTCCCGGTAGATTATCAGCCAGGAGGTCAGCGGAGGGCACTAAAGCTATTTCACCAAGCGGATCAAGTGATTGGGTTCAGCTCCATGAGAGTTCTATGCATCGTGGTGACCTAGAGAGGGCTTGCCGGTCAACAACTTCTCGGGATAAAGATTCAGAAGGTGAATCAAGCGACTGGCTTGCCgttgatgattttgattag